A genomic stretch from Thermonema lapsum includes:
- the pth gene encoding aminoacyl-tRNA hydrolase gives MKYLIAGLGNPGSEYLFTRHNIGFMVLDRLAASQSLSFTTERYGELATLSHRGRKLILLKPSTYMNLSGKAVRYWLQQEKIPIENLLVITDDIALPFGKLRLRTQGSHGGHNGLRNIEELLQTSQYARLRIGIGNEFPKGQQADYVLSPFSEEEQKQLPTILDKAAQAVLSFANVGAVQTMNQFNR, from the coding sequence ATGAAATATTTGATAGCAGGACTGGGGAACCCCGGCAGTGAGTATCTTTTCACCCGCCATAATATAGGATTCATGGTACTGGACCGCTTGGCGGCTTCTCAATCGCTTTCCTTCACTACCGAACGCTATGGCGAGCTTGCTACCCTTTCGCATCGGGGACGAAAACTCATTTTGCTGAAGCCTTCTACCTACATGAACTTGAGCGGCAAAGCCGTTCGCTATTGGCTGCAACAGGAAAAAATACCAATAGAAAACCTGCTCGTCATCACAGATGACATAGCCCTTCCTTTCGGGAAGCTGCGTTTGCGCACCCAAGGGTCTCATGGCGGACACAATGGCTTGCGCAATATAGAAGAGCTGCTTCAAACCAGTCAGTACGCACGGCTCCGCATAGGCATAGGCAATGAATTTCCCAAAGGGCAACAAGCCGACTACGTCTTGTCGCCTTTTAGTGAAGAAGAACAGAAGCAACTGCCAACTATCTTAGACAAAGCGGCGCAAGCAGTACTTAGCTTTGCTAACGTGGGGGCGGTGCAAACCATGAACCAATTCAACCGTTAA
- a CDS encoding C1 family peptidase, translated as MTFHVVLFLLPLWAVRLSWAQGYIYDSVAYHRVPVVAPLNRAALNQVPPRFSLRAYCPTPQNQGDRGDCVGWAVAYAARTILAAWQKRWTGEEITRKAFSAAFLYDQVKPITDSNCMAGATLPAALKVLQEVGALPRYLYGDSCHRQPLRPDWLLMAESNRITHYQRLFDSDSPAKSIYIKRSLAAGKPVVVGIRCCSYSFLFPDKELWQPQANEIMEAGQSYGGHALTVVGYDDTRYGGAFEVMNSWGTSWGKGGFLWIRYEDMERICLEAFELSAELPTPLLKGELIAETTEGNPLRWSREAASGYSRFVAESGTQHTKPLLLRVLLEAPAFFYVIGMVGKQAIPLFPAKGESDFLSYSAADLPVPMQVNGQRVGRYVILISHEALHLPSICQLISHKPSDDALQRLLQIISVPAEQLVYGTKIIFRQQSMEQKGVLAVSLVVSKEGE; from the coding sequence ATGACTTTCCATGTCGTACTTTTTTTGCTGCCTTTGTGGGCAGTCCGCTTAAGCTGGGCGCAGGGGTATATCTATGACTCGGTGGCTTATCATCGGGTGCCGGTTGTTGCTCCTTTAAATCGTGCTGCCCTGAACCAAGTGCCTCCTCGTTTTTCCTTGCGTGCTTATTGCCCTACGCCCCAAAATCAGGGTGACCGTGGCGACTGTGTGGGCTGGGCAGTTGCTTATGCGGCACGTACCATCTTGGCTGCCTGGCAAAAACGATGGACAGGGGAGGAAATCACGCGGAAAGCTTTTTCAGCTGCTTTTCTTTATGACCAAGTGAAGCCTATCACGGATTCGAACTGTATGGCAGGTGCTACCTTGCCGGCGGCTCTGAAGGTGCTTCAAGAGGTAGGGGCACTGCCGCGCTACCTGTATGGCGACTCTTGCCATCGGCAGCCCTTGCGCCCCGATTGGCTTTTGATGGCAGAAAGCAACCGTATTACACACTATCAACGCCTGTTCGATAGCGACTCACCTGCTAAATCAATCTATATTAAACGAAGCTTGGCAGCTGGCAAACCAGTAGTAGTGGGGATTCGTTGCTGCTCTTATTCTTTCTTATTCCCAGATAAAGAACTGTGGCAGCCACAAGCCAATGAAATCATGGAAGCAGGGCAGTCTTACGGTGGGCATGCTCTTACGGTAGTGGGTTATGACGACACGCGCTATGGAGGTGCCTTTGAGGTGATGAACAGCTGGGGGACCTCTTGGGGTAAGGGTGGTTTCTTGTGGATTCGCTACGAAGACATGGAGCGAATTTGCTTGGAAGCCTTTGAGTTGAGTGCGGAACTGCCAACACCGCTGCTAAAGGGCGAATTGATAGCGGAGACTACGGAGGGCAATCCTTTACGTTGGAGTAGGGAGGCGGCTTCCGGATACAGTCGTTTCGTGGCAGAAAGCGGAACTCAGCATACAAAGCCTCTTCTGTTGCGTGTATTGCTTGAAGCGCCTGCTTTCTTTTATGTGATTGGGATGGTGGGCAAGCAAGCAATTCCCCTTTTTCCTGCTAAAGGAGAAAGCGACTTTCTCAGTTACAGCGCCGCCGACCTGCCCGTGCCCATGCAAGTAAATGGGCAGCGAGTGGGGCGTTATGTCATCCTCATCAGCCATGAGGCGTTGCATCTTCCTTCTATTTGCCAACTGATTAGCCACAAACCAAGTGATGATGCTTTGCAAAGGCTGTTGCAAATTATATCGGTGCCGGCAGAACAGCTTGTGTATGGAACTAAAATCATATTTCGGCAGCAAAGTATGGAGCAAAAAGGCGTGCTTGCTGTTTCTTTGGTCGTAAGCAAGGAAGGTGAATGA
- a CDS encoding proline dehydrogenase family protein: MSEPTEPIVLDFSDTSIAFASKSDADLQRMHWLFGMMNHPALVDAGTFLVKTTLALPFTKPLTRFIVRETLFKQFCGGEDIDDCLPVIEQLAQYGIGTILDYSVEGEKTEEGFERTTAEVLRTIDFAAQHPAVPFAVFKVTGIAPFTLLEKVSSKASLSAEEEKQWVEVQQRVHRLCEAAYHKGVRIFIDAEETWIQAAIDHLAYEMMKRFNRERAVVYNTYQLYRRDGLQLLKEAFAWAQEQGVYLGAKLVRGAYMEKERERAQELGYPDPIQPNKKKCDEDYNAALLFCLERIDRVAFCAGTHNEQSCLLLAQSMQEKDIAPQDERIYFAQLYGMSDHISFNLAKAGYRVAKYLPYGPVDAVVPYLIRRAEENTSIKGQSNREYRLISEEIKRRKKR, encoded by the coding sequence ATGAGCGAGCCCACAGAACCTATCGTTTTGGACTTCAGCGATACCTCCATTGCTTTTGCTTCGAAATCCGATGCCGATTTGCAACGTATGCATTGGCTTTTTGGGATGATGAACCATCCGGCTTTGGTGGATGCCGGCACTTTTCTGGTAAAAACTACCCTTGCTTTGCCCTTTACCAAGCCCTTGACCCGCTTCATCGTCAGAGAGACGCTATTCAAACAATTTTGTGGGGGCGAGGATATCGATGATTGCTTGCCAGTCATCGAGCAACTGGCACAGTACGGCATAGGCACCATCTTGGACTATTCGGTAGAGGGCGAAAAGACCGAAGAAGGCTTTGAAAGAACCACTGCGGAGGTGTTACGCACCATTGATTTTGCTGCCCAACATCCGGCAGTGCCTTTTGCTGTTTTTAAAGTAACGGGCATTGCCCCCTTTACTTTGCTCGAAAAAGTGAGTAGCAAAGCTTCGCTTTCGGCAGAGGAAGAAAAACAATGGGTAGAAGTACAACAACGTGTGCACCGCCTTTGCGAAGCAGCTTATCACAAGGGGGTACGTATCTTCATCGATGCCGAAGAAACTTGGATTCAAGCTGCCATAGACCACCTTGCCTATGAGATGATGAAGCGTTTTAACCGCGAGCGGGCGGTTGTTTATAATACCTATCAGCTGTATCGGCGCGACGGGCTGCAGCTGCTGAAAGAAGCTTTTGCTTGGGCACAAGAACAAGGTGTGTACTTAGGGGCTAAGCTGGTACGTGGGGCTTACATGGAAAAAGAGCGTGAGCGCGCCCAAGAACTGGGCTACCCAGACCCCATACAGCCCAACAAGAAAAAGTGTGATGAAGATTATAATGCTGCTCTGCTTTTTTGCCTTGAGCGCATCGACAGAGTAGCCTTTTGTGCCGGTACTCACAACGAGCAGAGCTGCTTGTTGTTGGCACAAAGTATGCAAGAAAAAGACATAGCCCCGCAGGATGAGCGCATCTATTTTGCACAGCTCTATGGCATGAGCGACCATATATCGTTTAATTTAGCAAAAGCAGGTTACCGTGTGGCTAAGTATTTGCCCTACGGACCGGTCGATGCCGTAGTGCCTTATCTGATTCGTCGGGCAGAAGAAAATACTTCCATCAAAGGGCAAAGCAACCGCGAGTATCGTCTAATATCGGAAGAAATAAAACGCCGAAAAAAACGATGA
- a CDS encoding DUF4159 domain-containing protein, whose product MKINLRGAFTFARIRYRSGDWYTDERMPANLLHSLITYTTLPVEPEEKVVSLESDEIFYYPFCYMSGHRLVEFTDKERRNFEQYVRNGGFVFVDDCNHDIDGLFAKSFERQMASIFGREALQKLPNNHPLYRCFFDFPEGPPPTSYELNGWGDDLVHDYLKAIKIDGRIGVLYSNKDYGCEWDYDYRNKRFLVEDNTRFGVNIILYALMQ is encoded by the coding sequence ATGAAAATCAACCTTAGAGGGGCATTTACCTTTGCCCGAATCCGTTATCGTTCGGGCGATTGGTACACCGACGAGCGCATGCCTGCCAATTTGTTGCACTCTTTGATTACCTACACTACTTTGCCCGTAGAGCCGGAAGAAAAGGTGGTGTCGCTCGAAAGCGATGAAATTTTTTACTATCCGTTTTGCTACATGAGTGGGCACCGCCTAGTAGAGTTTACCGATAAAGAGCGCCGCAACTTTGAACAGTATGTGCGCAATGGGGGCTTTGTTTTTGTCGATGATTGCAATCACGACATCGACGGCTTATTTGCCAAGTCTTTTGAAAGGCAGATGGCAAGCATCTTTGGGCGAGAAGCACTTCAAAAGCTGCCCAACAACCACCCACTTTATCGCTGCTTTTTTGACTTTCCCGAAGGACCGCCCCCCACTTCTTATGAGCTCAACGGCTGGGGCGATGACTTGGTGCACGACTACTTGAAAGCAATAAAAATTGACGGGCGTATTGGCGTACTCTACAGCAACAAAGACTATGGCTGTGAGTGGGATTATGACTATCGGAACAAACGTTTCTTGGTGGAAGACAACACCCGCTTTGGGGTGAACATTATCCTCTATGCTTTGATGCAATAA
- a CDS encoding lipopolysaccharide biosynthesis protein: protein MGIVIRQGAKYSLVAYVGVLVGALTNLFLMPAFLSPEQIGVFRQILANATLLSAIVLAGMPQVIDRFHPYFEGKRRDAFFSMSIAYTLMAFAGLSLLLWWGKKLYLGLYIDKSPHVELYFYYLFPLTLGIAFQSIIEAWCRAYLRIAVPALFRDFFLKATIALLVVAVGVHWIAFGRVFDAVAAYYVIAVLGLTAYLYRLHRFRLFPAGWWAIVQGRLREMMEYAVFILMGGLSIVVVNQADIMMLGMLLGEADTGIYTIAFFMANVIEIPRRAISQITTPLISRAWAKQAIGELSELYCRSAINQMLIGGALFLLIWLNRKEIFVIMPQGEVYRQGMQVLFWVGLARFFDMAMGVNNEILLQSRYYKFALLSNILLAVLVIATNWWFIPWMGLEGAALATFLSMLVYNLLRSVFLWVKVRIHPFSKESAGAALVLLALWAALELMPLLPVQTLLGAFVNVLIRSGLLVLLLAAAIWKWRLSAELADIAEAFLKKLRRRG from the coding sequence ATGGGAATTGTTATTCGCCAAGGGGCAAAGTATTCATTAGTCGCTTATGTGGGCGTATTGGTGGGGGCACTTACAAACCTCTTTTTGATGCCTGCTTTTCTGAGTCCGGAGCAAATTGGGGTTTTTCGGCAGATATTGGCAAACGCTACGTTGTTGAGCGCCATTGTACTTGCCGGCATGCCGCAGGTGATTGACCGCTTTCACCCTTATTTTGAAGGCAAGCGGCGCGATGCTTTCTTTTCCATGTCCATTGCTTATACACTCATGGCTTTTGCTGGGCTTAGCTTGCTGTTGTGGTGGGGCAAGAAGCTTTATCTGGGGCTTTATATTGACAAATCGCCGCATGTAGAGCTTTATTTTTACTATCTGTTTCCTTTGACTTTAGGCATAGCTTTTCAAAGCATCATAGAAGCGTGGTGTAGAGCATATTTGCGTATTGCTGTACCTGCTTTGTTTCGCGACTTCTTTTTGAAGGCGACCATTGCCTTATTAGTAGTGGCGGTGGGGGTGCATTGGATAGCCTTCGGACGTGTGTTCGACGCTGTAGCTGCCTATTATGTAATAGCTGTTTTGGGGCTTACGGCATACCTTTATCGCTTGCATCGTTTCCGCCTGTTTCCCGCCGGCTGGTGGGCTATAGTCCAGGGGCGTTTAAGAGAAATGATGGAATATGCTGTTTTTATTTTGATGGGCGGGCTAAGCATTGTGGTTGTGAATCAAGCCGATATTATGATGTTGGGGATGTTGTTAGGTGAAGCCGATACCGGCATTTATACAATTGCTTTCTTCATGGCAAATGTCATAGAGATACCACGACGGGCAATTTCACAAATTACAACTCCTTTGATTTCAAGGGCATGGGCAAAGCAGGCAATAGGAGAGCTATCAGAGTTGTATTGCCGTTCAGCAATCAATCAAATGCTGATAGGCGGCGCTTTGTTTTTGTTGATATGGCTTAACCGTAAGGAAATATTTGTCATTATGCCGCAAGGCGAGGTGTATCGTCAGGGCATGCAGGTATTGTTTTGGGTTGGCTTGGCGCGCTTCTTCGATATGGCTATGGGGGTGAACAACGAAATTTTGCTGCAATCGAGATATTACAAATTTGCTTTGCTTTCCAATATTTTGTTAGCTGTTTTGGTAATAGCCACCAACTGGTGGTTCATCCCTTGGATGGGCTTGGAAGGTGCCGCGTTGGCTACTTTCCTTTCCATGCTTGTTTACAATTTGCTGCGCAGTGTTTTTTTGTGGGTAAAGGTGCGTATTCATCCGTTCAGTAAGGAAAGTGCAGGGGCGGCGCTGGTTTTGTTGGCATTGTGGGCAGCGCTGGAATTGATGCCTTTGTTACCGGTGCAGACTCTTTTGGGGGCTTTTGTCAACGTACTGATTCGCTCAGGACTGTTGGTGCTCTTGTTGGCGGCGGCTATATGGAAGTGGCGCCTGTCTGCAGAGCTGGCAGACATAGCGGAAGCCTTCCTAAAGAAGCTAAGGCGTAGAGGATGA
- a CDS encoding glycosyltransferase family 9 protein — MRLLVVRFSAMGDVALLLPVLVSVLHRHPQLHIDLLTRPKLASLFEGIERLQPLPADVDNEYKGMSGLWHLSRRLPLREYDCLIDAHQNLRSNIIKAIARLQGVRCLSISKNRTQRKRFIRQRAAFALPHVTEMYAAPFRQLGLDATLLPPPYMLFSAEEQGALDNFLHSLDLLPQKSAWVGIAPFAFHENKQWGVHKVESLLRLIRQRYPEWRIFLFGGGKKEAALMDELCALSPSQIVNMAGRLSLRQEWHFMHHLDAMLSMDSANMHLAALAGIPVVSIWGATHPAAGFAPLFQAKENIIQRKDLDCRPCSIFGSKPCVRGDKACMEGIEAAQVMARLEKVVLA, encoded by the coding sequence GTGCGTCTGCTGGTAGTTCGCTTTTCGGCAATGGGCGATGTGGCGCTCTTGCTGCCGGTGCTGGTGTCTGTGTTGCACCGCCACCCGCAGTTGCATATAGACCTGCTCACGCGTCCTAAGTTGGCATCCCTTTTTGAAGGCATTGAGCGTCTGCAGCCCTTGCCCGCCGATGTGGATAATGAGTACAAAGGCATGAGTGGGCTATGGCACTTGAGCCGTCGCCTGCCTCTCAGAGAGTACGATTGCCTGATAGATGCGCATCAGAATTTGCGAAGTAACATCATCAAAGCCATAGCACGCCTGCAAGGTGTGCGTTGTTTGAGCATTTCCAAAAACAGAACACAGCGGAAACGCTTTATCCGACAACGGGCTGCTTTTGCTCTGCCTCATGTTACTGAAATGTATGCCGCCCCCTTTCGGCAACTGGGCTTAGATGCCACTTTGCTTCCGCCGCCTTACATGCTTTTTTCAGCAGAGGAACAGGGTGCTTTAGACAATTTTTTGCATTCGCTTGACTTGCTGCCCCAAAAATCTGCATGGGTAGGTATTGCCCCTTTTGCGTTTCACGAAAACAAACAGTGGGGCGTGCATAAGGTAGAAAGTCTTTTGAGGCTCATAAGGCAGAGGTATCCGGAGTGGCGTATCTTTTTGTTTGGTGGAGGAAAAAAAGAGGCAGCTTTGATGGATGAGTTATGTGCGCTGTCGCCTTCACAAATAGTGAATATGGCAGGGCGCTTGTCGCTGCGCCAAGAATGGCATTTCATGCACCATCTGGATGCCATGCTCAGTATGGACTCTGCCAACATGCATTTGGCTGCACTGGCAGGCATCCCCGTAGTATCCATATGGGGTGCCACGCATCCAGCAGCAGGCTTTGCGCCCTTGTTTCAAGCCAAAGAAAACATCATACAACGCAAAGATTTGGATTGTCGTCCATGCTCTATTTTTGGAAGCAAGCCTTGTGTACGTGGCGATAAAGCTTGTATGGAAGGCATAGAGGCAGCGCAGGTCATGGCGCGCCTCGAGAAAGTAGTGCTTGCCTAA
- a CDS encoding glycosyltransferase family protein: MSLAPIVIFAYRRPASLQHLLACLEQTPEWVHSEVFIFIDAPKKSEEKAAVMATYQQAQSLQHPHKHIFLAQQHKGLARAVIEGVSSVIAEYGKAIVLEDDLECTADFLTFMNTALEKYKNQKQVFSLSGYSPPIHLPADYPHDLFLAPRFSSWGWGIWHDRWESIDWEVSDFEDFWQNPKARRSFAEGGEDLPYMLYKQQKGENNSWAIRACYNLYRQSKYCLYPRHSKCRHVYTKHSTHFRLYTRKFNTWLSTHPVKLPDELPPPDSRILRAVARYYRPTPWRRLFNRLRYG, from the coding sequence ATGAGTCTGGCTCCTATTGTGATTTTTGCCTATAGACGCCCCGCCTCCTTGCAACACTTACTTGCTTGTTTAGAGCAAACGCCCGAATGGGTGCACTCCGAGGTCTTCATATTCATCGACGCCCCCAAAAAAAGCGAGGAAAAAGCTGCTGTCATGGCAACATACCAACAGGCGCAATCGCTGCAACACCCACACAAACACATCTTTTTAGCTCAGCAACACAAAGGACTGGCGCGCGCTGTCATAGAAGGGGTCTCTTCTGTGATTGCAGAATATGGCAAAGCCATTGTATTAGAAGACGACTTAGAGTGCACCGCTGACTTTCTCACATTCATGAATACCGCTTTGGAAAAGTATAAGAACCAGAAGCAGGTGTTTTCTTTGAGCGGCTATTCGCCTCCCATCCATTTGCCCGCCGATTATCCCCATGACCTGTTTCTTGCGCCCCGATTTTCTTCATGGGGGTGGGGCATCTGGCACGACCGCTGGGAAAGCATAGACTGGGAAGTTTCTGATTTTGAAGACTTCTGGCAAAACCCAAAAGCAAGACGCAGCTTTGCCGAAGGGGGCGAAGATTTGCCCTACATGCTTTACAAGCAACAAAAAGGGGAAAATAACTCTTGGGCTATACGGGCTTGCTATAACCTCTACCGCCAAAGCAAATACTGCCTCTATCCGCGTCATAGCAAATGCCGCCACGTATATACCAAGCACAGCACCCACTTCCGCTTATATACTCGCAAGTTCAACACTTGGCTTTCTACGCACCCCGTGAAGTTGCCCGATGAGCTTCCGCCTCCGGATAGCCGCATCCTCCGGGCAGTTGCCCGGTATTATCGCCCAACTCCTTGGCGACGCCTCTTCAACCGCCTTCGCTATGGCTGA
- a CDS encoding low molecular weight protein-tyrosine-phosphatase encodes MIKVLFVCLGNICRSPMAEGIFKKLVKEEKLESKIMVDSAGTGSWHIGELPDRRTRQIAEKHGILLNSRARQIHREDFETFDYILVADRSNLREVERLAQSHPRAKSKIMLIRDFDPVAPQSEVPDPYYGDLSDFEEVYQILDRSLRPFLDFIKQEHRALLQEMSS; translated from the coding sequence ATGATAAAAGTATTGTTCGTTTGTTTAGGCAACATCTGCCGCTCACCTATGGCAGAAGGAATCTTTAAAAAACTCGTCAAAGAAGAAAAACTGGAGAGTAAAATAATGGTGGACTCTGCCGGCACTGGCTCTTGGCATATAGGGGAATTGCCAGACCGCCGCACACGTCAAATTGCCGAAAAACACGGCATTTTACTCAACAGCCGTGCCCGTCAAATTCACCGGGAAGATTTCGAAACCTTTGACTACATCTTAGTAGCCGACCGCAGCAACCTGCGCGAGGTGGAACGCTTGGCACAAAGCCACCCCCGTGCCAAAAGCAAAATCATGCTCATACGTGACTTTGACCCGGTAGCGCCCCAGTCAGAAGTGCCAGACCCCTACTATGGCGACTTGTCCGACTTTGAGGAAGTGTACCAGATTCTCGACCGCTCGTTGCGTCCTTTTCTGGATTTCATCAAGCAAGAACACAGGGCACTGCTGCAAGAGATGTCTTCTTAG
- a CDS encoding O-methyltransferase, with protein sequence MSMIKKIKKAAWWILNKLRLGAPLNLLLQSGLKDLGWFRSFYSKRSEDAAGHPIPWFTYAAYLFLDERLQKHFRVFEYGSGSSTCYFARKVSEVYSVEHHESWAKQVQSKLTEKATVLYRTGASYPHAIREVPAPFHLIVIDGIMRNECIKEAPKHLSEDGVIIVDNSNREEYKESLLWLVSQGFKRLDFYGMIPISTELSCTSFFYKENNCLNI encoded by the coding sequence ATGTCGATGATAAAAAAAATAAAAAAAGCAGCATGGTGGATACTCAATAAGCTACGGTTGGGCGCTCCCCTTAACTTACTGCTTCAAAGTGGACTGAAAGACTTGGGCTGGTTTCGCTCGTTCTACTCCAAGCGCTCAGAAGATGCCGCAGGGCACCCTATTCCGTGGTTTACCTATGCTGCCTATCTTTTTTTAGATGAACGACTGCAAAAACACTTCCGAGTCTTCGAGTACGGAAGTGGCAGTTCTACTTGCTATTTTGCCCGCAAAGTATCGGAAGTGTATAGTGTCGAGCATCATGAAAGCTGGGCAAAGCAGGTGCAAAGCAAGCTAACCGAAAAGGCTACTGTGCTTTATCGTACAGGCGCCTCCTACCCTCATGCCATCCGCGAGGTACCTGCCCCTTTTCATTTGATTGTCATCGATGGAATCATGCGCAACGAGTGCATCAAAGAAGCGCCCAAGCACCTGAGTGAAGACGGGGTAATCATTGTGGACAACAGCAATCGTGAAGAATATAAGGAAAGTCTGCTTTGGTTAGTTTCACAAGGTTTCAAACGACTCGATTTCTATGGTATGATACCCATAAGCACCGAGCTTTCTTGCACTTCTTTCTTTTACAAGGAAAACAACTGCCTGAACATATGA
- a CDS encoding tetratricopeptide repeat protein, whose protein sequence is MKRRRHFILFVCGLCLLVTSSRAQHSDHLQAALMAMYEGDYEQASLHYKRALADNPNSPTALWGLARSYFYTGNYEQALQLCQQLMQNKRNEWKCRATLLEAFCYFQLPDRAMEQRIQKLQAAQACMPQDYRAHFYLGLLYVQTHRYAEAEAAFKEALKLRPRQTDIWIALGNLYARQEQWTEATECWCQAAEHDYAPAEIVYNCAKLSLRSGNYERGLQLMKHYAQHHPLQADDYFDIARACAAQNQYEKALLYIEAAISLSPERAVYYAFMADYHAARQQWDSALYANSQAILKQGDESAYFIQRAQLLLHAGKDKEAKDYLDFWIQQEPDNAQAHYAHALWLERNGGKKRAIKAAVKAAIQCGMHPQEISESLRKYAYRYYRQSSSTP, encoded by the coding sequence ATGAAAAGGAGGCGACATTTTATACTGTTTGTATGTGGGCTTTGTTTGCTTGTTACAAGCAGCCGAGCACAGCACAGTGACCATCTGCAGGCTGCCCTCATGGCAATGTATGAAGGCGATTACGAACAGGCAAGCCTTCATTACAAGCGGGCATTGGCAGACAACCCCAACTCCCCTACGGCACTATGGGGGCTTGCACGCAGCTATTTTTACACCGGCAATTACGAGCAAGCCTTGCAGCTATGCCAGCAACTCATGCAGAACAAACGCAATGAGTGGAAATGCCGTGCCACCCTTTTAGAGGCTTTTTGCTATTTTCAACTGCCCGATAGGGCTATGGAGCAACGCATTCAAAAACTGCAGGCGGCTCAGGCTTGCATGCCACAAGACTACCGCGCCCATTTTTATTTGGGCTTGCTATATGTTCAAACCCATCGATACGCAGAAGCAGAGGCAGCCTTTAAAGAGGCACTAAAACTACGCCCCCGACAAACAGACATCTGGATTGCGCTGGGCAACCTGTATGCCCGTCAGGAGCAATGGACCGAAGCTACCGAGTGTTGGTGTCAAGCCGCAGAGCATGATTATGCCCCTGCTGAGATTGTGTATAACTGCGCCAAGCTGTCGCTACGCAGCGGCAATTATGAACGTGGCTTACAACTGATGAAACATTACGCTCAGCATCACCCCTTGCAAGCCGACGATTATTTTGACATAGCGCGTGCTTGTGCCGCCCAGAATCAATATGAAAAGGCTCTGCTTTATATAGAAGCTGCCATAAGCCTATCGCCCGAACGGGCTGTTTATTATGCGTTTATGGCAGACTATCATGCCGCACGTCAGCAGTGGGATTCTGCCCTTTATGCCAACAGTCAAGCCATACTCAAACAAGGTGATGAAAGCGCCTATTTCATACAACGTGCCCAGTTGCTGCTGCATGCAGGCAAAGACAAAGAAGCCAAAGACTACCTCGATTTTTGGATACAACAGGAACCCGACAATGCCCAAGCACATTATGCCCATGCACTATGGCTGGAACGTAATGGTGGAAAAAAAAGAGCTATCAAAGCAGCAGTAAAAGCCGCTATTCAATGCGGCATGCACCCGCAGGAAATAAGCGAGTCGCTGCGCAAATATGCCTACCGTTACTACAGACAATCATCCTCTACGCCTTAG
- a CDS encoding DUF4254 domain-containing protein, with the protein MEKPQAQACIRIFEQSIEDYHRHDDVNAPMQNPYPEGSLEYLLYKKNWIDTVQWHLEDLIRDPEIAPETLVQLKRRIDASNQERTDTVEQMDDWFLHYFEQQKVERKPHARMNSETPAWLLDRLSILMLKIYHMREQTLRTDVDENHIAKCQQKLNVLMEQKEDLARCFDELVEDILNGERYMKVYRQMKMYNDASLNPVLYKKAKS; encoded by the coding sequence ATGGAAAAACCCCAAGCGCAAGCCTGCATACGCATATTTGAGCAATCGATAGAAGACTATCACCGTCATGACGACGTGAATGCCCCCATGCAGAATCCCTATCCAGAAGGTAGTTTGGAGTACCTGCTTTACAAAAAAAACTGGATAGATACGGTTCAGTGGCACTTGGAAGACTTGATTCGTGACCCCGAAATAGCACCTGAAACCTTGGTGCAGTTGAAACGACGCATCGATGCTTCGAACCAAGAGCGCACCGATACTGTGGAGCAAATGGACGACTGGTTTTTGCACTACTTCGAGCAACAGAAGGTGGAGCGTAAGCCTCATGCCCGCATGAATTCCGAAACACCGGCGTGGCTCTTAGACCGCCTTTCCATCTTGATGTTGAAGATATACCACATGCGGGAACAGACCCTTCGCACCGATGTGGATGAAAATCACATTGCCAAGTGCCAACAGAAGCTGAACGTCTTGATGGAGCAAAAAGAAGATTTGGCGCGTTGTTTCGACGAGCTGGTAGAAGATATCCTAAACGGAGAGCGTTATATGAAGGTGTATCGCCAAATGAAGATGTACAATGACGCTTCTCTAAACCCTGTTTTGTATAAAAAAGCCAAATCATAA